ggagaaagcactcgcaatcagaatagaaattggtgacagggatggagaagcaacaagctacggaaacctaggaactttgttccaattacttggtcaatatgacaaggcccgagaatatcatgagaaagcactcgctatcaaaatagaaattggtgacagggatggagaagcaacaagctacggaaacctaggaactttgttccactcactcggtcaatatgacaaggcccgagaatatcaggagaaagcactcgcaagcagaatagaaattggtgacagggatggagaagcaacaagctacggaaacctaggaactttgttccaatcactcggtcaatatgacaaggcccgagaatatcatgagaaagcactcgctatcaaaatagaaattggtgacagggatggagaagcaacaagctacggaaacctaggagctttgttccaatcactcggtcaatatgacaaggcccgagaatatcaggagaaagcactcgctatcaaaatagaaattggtgacagggatggagaagcaacaagctacggaaacctaggagctttgttccaatcactcggtcaatatgacaaggcccgagaatatcatgagaaagcactcgctatcaaaatagaaattggtgacagggatggagaagcaacaagctacggaaacctaggagctttgttccaatcactcggtcaatatgacaaggcccgagaatatcaggagaaagcactcgctatcaaaatagaaattggtgacagggatggagaagcaacaagctacggaaacctaggaactttgttccaatcactcggtcaatatgacaaggcccgagaatatcatgagaaagcactcgctatcaaaatagaaattggtgacagggatggagaagcaacaagctacggaaacctaggaactttgttccaatcactcggtcaatatgacaaggcccgagaatatcaggagaaagcactcgctatcaaaatagaaattggagacaggaatggagaagcaacaagctaccGAAACCTaacatgtttgtttttctcactAGGCATGTATGGAGAGGCTGACAAGTATCTAAAGAAAGGAATGGACGTTAGAAAGGGTGTCGATGACAGAAGTGGAGAAGCAGCAGACTACACAAACATAGCTAGAATTTGTTGTAAgcgtggtgaatatgacaaggctcaagaatattgcgagaaagcCCTTACAAGTTTGATAGACATCGGTGATAGAGAAAACGTAGTAGTCTGCTACAACAATTTAGGATTTTGTTACCAATCTCTTGGTAAAAATGACATAGCTGAAGGATACCTTAAGCAAGCTCTTCTACtaagtagggatattggacACAACTTGAACGAGTTTGGCTGCCTTTGTAATCTATCGGCGTTAATGGCGTCGCAAGGTCATCTTGAAGAGGCTTCTTcgtatctttttcaaggcatcCAAAAGTTCGAAGTTTTGAGAGGTTATCTTAAAGAAAACGACGAGTTTCAAATATCCCTTTTAGAAAAGTACGGCACCTTTCCCTACGAGTGGTTCAGCAGGTTGCTTTCTTCCACTGGAAAGCCTGAAGACgccctttacgtcgaagagctgAGAAGGGCAAGATGCCTGGTCGACTTGATGACAGCTCAGTACTCTGTTCAAGAGCAGATCTCAAgcgatccacaatcttggtgTGGCATTCAAGGGATCATCAGAAAAGAAGCAGACTGTGCATGCCTGTACATTTCGGTTGGCGGAGATGAGGTACGGTTTTGGATAATAAAAGCAACGGGAgctattcttttttcagaaaagaaagtgaacctTGACCCAAACAAGGTGACCGGAATAGTCCCTGAGTtagatgagttttttaaagaactgaTGTCACTTCAGCGCAACAACCGATCAGGGCTGCATTACTATGATaccgaagatttcaaaacaagtcttcacttgtgttacaagataatcGTTGCTCCTGTGGCCAGTTTACTGAAGCAGCCCGAGATCATAATTGTCCCTGATTCCTGTGtgtaccaagtgccatttgcagccttaGCTGACGAAGGaggaaagtatttatcagagacatgcaGGATTCGGCTGGTTCCCTCTCTCTCGACTCTAAAGCTTGTGCAAGACAGTCCTCCAGACCATCACAGTCAGACCGGGGCTCTGATAGTGGGTGACCCTGTGGTTGGAAAGGTGATTTACAAGGGACGGTGCAGAAATATGACACCATTGccgtgtgcaagaaaggaagcagagatgattggaacaCTTCTTGGCGTAACGCCTTTGACAGGAGAGTCCGCTACAAAGCAGTCTGTACTCCAAGCGATAAATTCAGTGAGCCTCATACACATTGCTGCGCATGGAGATTCTGAAAGAGGGgagatttttctttctcctaagCACCTTACCCTACACCCACCTTTTCCTCGCgaagaagattatcttttgacgatggcagatatttcaaaaactcggttgcgagctaaactagtggtgcttagttgttgtcacagtgctcgtggacaGATTAGAACCGAGGGAGTTATTGGAATTGCCCGAGCATTCTTAGGATCCGGAGCTCGTTCAGTGTTAGCAGCACGATGGGCCTTGGATGACACAGCTACAGAGCagttcatgacttgtttctacaaacatttgtacCGCGGTGAAAGCGCAAGTGAATCTCTCCACAAGGccaggaagtggatgagaaataacgACTTTGATaaagtttctcaatgggcgccatttatgatcatgggcgacaacgtgacatttgattttggaagTTGGCCGGTGCCTAGCGCACCTTAAGAGCCACAACTTTGATAAAAACTTCTGTAGCAGAATGAACTGAACTTAGTTAAGCTCAGAACTATTTAACTACTAGCCTGTAGAAAAAGGACACCATACGTGAAGGAAAACTCGGATCGATACACAGAGGAAAGCATTTCCATAAAATGCTTATCAGACATCTAAGTTTTTTAATCTGAAACAAGACAGCGTATAGTGTTATCTCTTTATAGGAGTTCCGAAGTTAAAAactccaatttattttttaagtttttagttCAGTAAACAACCCAAGCAAGTGTGACAATTTTTAGGTTTCGAACAAAGATTAGTTCTtcgaggaaagaaaatttttaatcctttttcaaaGGCGATTAGTCAGTCAATTCAagagacttttaaacaaatgtgtaacttggaaaagaagttttttctGAGCTTAaacttttggaaatttcttgcaaggcttttgaaaaaaaaaaattttggtttaacatgccaaaataaacacaataaaaaaaggggAATACTTTATACTAATCGTACAGTAATACAAACCCTTGTATTCTCATAGAAACCCCAgtagttttatcaatttaaccctttaacccctgggagtgactagcatctaatttctcctcacagtatccgactactgaatcaaacatcgaggtcataagaataatgaaaatgatcaacaagcacaagagctcttgattattaagcaaaatctccttgtcagcaccttaggaaatgtatagaaaacagtctGAAGAATATAcgtactgatcttagggtgtaaaagtTAATCGATACCCCTATGTGTAGATACTGTTGTATCCTCACACAGACTCTTGTATGCTTATAGATACTTTTGTATCCTCATTATCCTTCACTTTCCCTCTGCTGCTACTATTTCGCTCCGTTTAATCAACTGAACGTCACAAAAAGGTTACTTTATTATCAAAGGGCAATTTAGGTAGGGGATTCCATTTTGTTGACTAAAAAAACTCAACAGATTTTTTCGTCTGCTACTATTGTGCCATATCtgtgacttatttcatgaatcacacattttcttttgttattcaacatcctttatttaacttacatacttcatgaatattaaactaactgaaagtccggggagggcttgataatgtagcagggaagagcggggctaatgaattgaattgcattgtaaatgagggatttatctgtataaatccctcgtttcagggatttatacaaataaatccctcataattttttttttctttccaattattcaaatgaaccttgctcttcctgagaaaatcaaattcttctacttgaaaaatttccgcctaaatttacgacaataatgtcatctgcaaatgtacttcactacaaacaatatagagagaaaatacatgtttcatttcatggtccgtccgtccatccttgatgcttttctcagtcactacttgctttaattcttccccacatgaattttgtgaaacaggctcatcacaagctactaggccgtacaaaatagaatcaatactaaaattgtcttctaccctttcttccgaaaaactattttgtgtaagaaaaagctcctcgtcgctaaacaagccgtccataatgacagcacaaacgcagagaaacgagtcgttggaaaactttcgtacatataccgaaaacctagtaaacaagaacaagacaaaacatcaaacaatagaacatataaacaaaggaacaaagaaaatatcaaagcacaaaaaaaagtctagcgcttatcacggaggaatgagcaacaacttttcgcagtactgcgagaaacgcacacatcaggttgcttctattgttctccgtttctcacctaagtgtgacggtactaattagccggcgtttgtccccttgaacaaaggatcgctatataaagatccttcatgaataatttcatgaaataagtcagataaatacctcgaacgtcggtattaatccatatacatcccgagggccgtaggcccgagggatgtatatggattaatacctccgttctcggtatttatctcttacttacAAGACAATAAATGTTCAATGAAAACCGAAAGAATACCAAATAAATTTGTTTGCTACAAAAATTTGCATGCGAGAAAAATAGTTCCTAAGACCATTGACCGTATccacccccacatttatatatatatatatatacagtttAGCAAGATAACTTTTCTAGTATTTCAGAACACCGAAGCAAATATATTACCGAGCgaacttttgataaaaatgccaaaaattattAACGAGAAGATGTGACATTCAAGTAACACCACTGAATAATTCTGAAGATTAATAACACAATTATTCATCAGATGTAGGGGAtcgctgaaatggttcaaagaATGTCAGACAACTCGCCCCATGGACAATTAGCCCCAGACAATTAGCCCCCAGTCtctggacgattagcccccagtctttggacgattagcccccagtccctggacgattagcccccagtcttaGTTTATGTAAAGGAGAAGTTACGTTCATCTGTTGGTTATTGACTTTTATGAGTTTGTgtctcctaaaggagccgttttttttgtgaatatctATCTTTATTAACATTTACTCAGTTTAAATTACATGGGTTGTACGAGGTGAGCGCATGCCTCCAGAAGCTCCTTTGAATTCCTATTGCCATTTTCGAATTCACTCCAGAGGTCAAAGAGTCTTCTCTGTAAGGTCCTGTAGGTCGAGCGCTGATGCCTCTTCAGCTTTTTGTCTGAAACCAGACGGATTTGCATGCTGACCAGTGCAGCTTCCCGGTGAAGCACCTGGATTAGGATGTACAACGGAAGCTGAGATCGTCCTTTGGCGCGCCGGTTCAAGCCATTGTGCCAACCCTCTAAGTCATTATTGGTCCTGACCGCTTCCAGGAATACGCTCCAGGTCTGTGGCGGGAAGGTCTGACTGGTTATTCAGTTCTCTTCGATGTAGCTACAGAAATCCTGCAAGGGTCTGACAGTTGCTTGCTGCTGGAGTCGACGGAATCTACGTTCGATCTTGTCAGCAGGGAGGTACGATAAAGCCATCAGTTGCTTTATTAGCTGGTGGGTGCCGCGGTCATTTCTGTAGGCATCCTGGAGTCCAAGCCCTTGTACctataaaaaaaaagcgaaatttaatattttgttaGCTAGATGTTATACTAGTTTCGTTTTGAACATTGTGCGAATTTGTATTTGCTTAACTGACCTGTGGTCCCAGATTTCAGAAAATTCGAAAGCCCGAGAAATTATTTAGAGTTAAGTCTGTATAAATAACTTTCACAACTGTCATTTCGTTGAATACCGTCATACCGTTACCGTTATACTAGTGAATACGACATCGTTACGAAATTTAGAAGTGAACCCTTTTATCACTTTTAACTATAGCTAGAATAAAGTGAATCATTGCCGATTTTAGTTTGACCAATCAGTGATTTAACAGTTTGAGATTGTACCTTTCGCCATAGGGCTTGTGTCCAGTGGAATGAACACCCTTTAAGCTGAACGCCTGGGAGGGTCTGTCGGAGTGCGCTCCAAACAGCTTTTTCGAAGTCCAGCATTACCTTGGTGACTCTCGGTGGAGAAGGGAGGATGGATATTACAGCATCGAGGACCGCCTTGTAATCTCGCCGTTTTTTGCCTGACATTATGACGAAAACCAGAGGCACCTGACATAGACATAAACATAGACATGGTTTTTTAGTTGACGAAGACTTATCTAACACAGAGCTGTACGCCCATATACTTAAAAAGTACAAGGGCGTACCGTTATTTCAAAGGGACGCCAAAAACTACAGTAACATAATAAGTGCAAAGATAAAATGTATCACCTGCTTCACGTGATCGTCGTTCTTTACAAAGGCGTTAAGGGTCAGGAGCTGAGTAAACGGCTGGCGGCAAAGTTTAAAAGTTCCGTCTATGTACCACGTCTTAGACTGTTGGAGCAGTTCCAGCTGTTTATCTGAAGCAAACACCAGGTGACGGCGCCCTCGTATCTGAAACACACGATAAAACATTCGGTTATTAATCGACTAGAAAATGCACAATGTTCATAATTCcgtaaaagaaatttgtaagcGATTATAGAAACCAAGAAATCAATTATTGCTTGAAAGTTCTATTGAATGAAAAGATTTCTAATCTAAAACGAATGAAAAGATTCCTGAACTAACACGAATGAAGAGATTCCTGAACTAAACGTTAACGGACACGGCTATTCAATTTCAAGTGtgataaccaaaacaaaacattgtaaCTGTAAAAGATTACAGGCGGAATTGGGTGTTTATTGGCCTTTTTTTGTGGTCTATCTCTAACTAGTGCTCATATTCTTACCTTAACATCTTCACGGAAGAAGCCATCTGGGATATGCTCCATTTGTAAGTCCAAGTCCAAGTCCTTCGGGTCTTGTGGTCGTAACTGCTGGCGGGTGCGGTTAGCGGTTCTCTGCAGACTGTCAACACAGGGAAGGCTGGGACAAGGAGCATCTGTCAGTTCACTGAGGAGCACGTCGTTGACAACCTCCGATGCACGTTGCATAAGTTCGCACATTACGCGTGggtttgaaataaacaatgaaacacCAATTAGTAAAAGTTCGCACATTGTGCGTGGCTTTGAAagaacattgtttatttcaaggTTAGTGGGTTGGGGGCTAATAGTCCAGGTACTGGGGGCTAATAGTCCagagactgggggctaatcgtctgGGGCTAATTGTCCATGGGGCGAGTTGTCCGGATACCGATACCACAAATGATGTTACTTTTCTGTGGAAGTTGAATTTCGATCCAAAGTGACTGGAAGGTTTCATCAGATACTTTTTCAATGACAGTATATTTCAGGGAATCATTAATATACAAGCCAAGGAGGTGTCGGCACATATTCGAAAACGTATCCAGGTATGCATGGATTAAAATCCATTTCTTTACCACtgattattttagtttctgaGACTCCTATAATGCTAAATTCGAAATTTAACTCGTCCAATAGATGAActtgaaagttttcaagatTTCGCTTAAGACTCCTGATATTATTATGTAAAAGAGAGAAGCTCGAATCACTGACACGACTGGGAAGTTCACTTTTAAATTTGTAGAAACTATATGGGGAGTAGTATCGACTATGGATACGATGATTATAGATACTATCACTCGGATTGGTGTCTTCAAGTGCGTTTAGCTTGAAAAGATTAAGGTCATAAATGCTAGAGAGTTTTTCTAGGTATTTTTTGGCCGGTAAATGAGAAGgtaaacaattattaaattGACCATGAGCTAAGTTTACATTTAATCCAAAATATGGGAGCTCACGGAATAAAGATAGAGTATCGCGAGAGTTTAGATCGTTAGCATTCATGAATAAAACTAACTATTAAAAGTAGATGATAGTAAATACTTATCGAACTGATAATGTCAGGTGTCCGAGACAAGTCGCTGTAGACTACCAAAGTCCGTTATCTTTATCGGTCGGGAACCCTCACTCTTGCGTAAATAAATCGTGGAATTCTTGGCCCAGCAGAAGCGGTATTGGTTCTGTTCTTTAAATCTCTTCGCTTCAAACAACAGGTGTTGTTTTTTGGGGGTGAGGTGATCGAAGATTCTGACTCTGTCAAGAACACTATCAGCAGACAGACCAATATTTGATGGGTTGACTTGAGAGGCACTTTGTCGAGTTTCCATAACATTTGCTTTTGCAAGGCGTCTTACAAATTTACAGATGACCGGTTTCGGAGCGCCATTTTGCTGTCTCGAGGGGACGCGATGAGCAATGTCAATGTCCGACAGAAACACTTCTGCCCCCATCTCCTGGAATAATTTTACACACAGGGCGCTTGTTTCAGCTGCGGTTTCACTGCTTTTCTCTGGCAGGCcaattatttttacattaaattgGTAGCTATATTCCTCAACCTCGTCAATGGCGTTGCCAACACGTGTGACTTCAGCGCTAAGCTTATTAAGACGACGGCTTAATGCCTTGAGTTGATCAACGACACCAGAATTAGACGCTGAGAGGTCGTCGTATTCGTCGCTCAGATATTGTAGACTACGAGACACGGTTTCATCATTCGAAGCATTATTAATGCTATTACCAGACGTAGCAGCTGCTTCAGCACCAAAGGTAATGGCCGAGTCGACCCGAACCTTCTCTTTCAGCTGCGTTATTTCCTTCGAAAGGGCGTCGACCTTATCCTTTAAATCTTGATTTTGTTGCTTTAGTGAAGTAACTGACTCTTTTGGCattatttcagttaaaattaGTAACAAAAAGACAGATAGAAGCGGGAGCTCAAAATGAAACGTCCATCCTGGCTCCTGACCGCTGACCAATCCCGGGATTTTCAAACGCGAAGTAGCAATAAGGCATTCGTAAATAAGTCATCCTTCAACTCAACTTCAAGACCCCGTCAGAGATTTTTTACTCGGGCTTTCCGAAGGAAACGCCCGAGGTATAAATTcggcttggttttttttttttttttacgttcaGTCACAAAACGCAGTTCCACTGCAGCGCAAGCGTGAAGTGTTAGCGCATGCCTAGAATGAACCTTAGAGAGCTATCTAGAGAGCATGGCTGCCTTTGTGGACAATTCCTTGCCTGATGCACGGGAAAGAAATTCGATGGCTATTACGCCCAATGTACATACAAAGTCACACACCGTTCGCAGTAGACCCACACTAAAACTTGTGGAGCGTTTTTGGAACGGGTCGGTCCTCGAACTTTACGAGAGATCAATTTACGAGCGATCCTTTACGACTGAGCCTTTTATTGAGAAATATCAAGCGAAACCTGCTATATCAAACGAGTTATCTCATATTATGTTTACATGTAAACAGAACCGTGTATTTAGACGTGATCGAGAACCCAGTAGAATACCAGAAGCTATTCTGAAACGTCTCAGAAGAAAGGGcagaaaactgaaggaatttgtTTATGAGTGTATTCGTCCAAGCATACCGAAGTCCTCTTGGCTATGTCGTTATGTGAAGGTTAGAAGAGTTACAAAGAATGATTGTAAGCTTAATACGAAGAGGGTAAgattaaataaagttacaaaacaTGATAAGAAGTATTTGTTGAATTGTTCTGTAAGGGTATATCAAAggataattaaattgaagtaTAGAGCAAGTAGGTACTTATCAACGTTTTCTTGTAATAGACCCATGTGTCTTTATAAGAGTCAGACACACGCATCAAACTATTGTAAATTTCAACTGAGTTCAGATATAGAGAAAAACCCTGGTCCTACTCCAATGTACATTGTCCCTAGCAAAACAATAATGGCACCATATAGCCAAGCTAATGAATTGGTATTTGGACAGAATTCAGGACATCAGTGTGTTACAATGAGTTTAtgctctttga
The sequence above is a segment of the Pocillopora verrucosa isolate sample1 chromosome 13, ASM3666991v2, whole genome shotgun sequence genome. Coding sequences within it:
- the LOC136277613 gene encoding tetratricopeptide repeat protein 28-like, which codes for MYNIKEAISAISIGIVVAEFLRKTGRVLQALEDKAREYHEKALAIKIEIGDRNGEASSYGNLGTLFQSLGQYDKAREYQEKALAIRIEIGDRDGEATSYGNLGTLFQSLGQYDKAREYQEKALAIKIEIGDRDGEATSYGNLGILFQSLGQYDKAREYQEKALAIKIEIGDRNGEASSYGNLGTLFQLLGQYDKAREYQEKALAIKIEIGDRDGEATSYGNLGTLFQSLGQYDKAREYQEKALAIKIEIGDRDREASSYGNLGTLFQSLGQYDKAREYQEKALAIRIEIGDRDGEATSYGNLGTLFRSLGQYDKAREYQEKALSIKIEIGDRDGEATSYGNLGTLFQSLGQYDKAREYQEKALANKIEIGDRNGEASSYGNLGTLFQSLGQYDKAREYQEKALAIKIEIGDRDGEATSYGNLGTLFQSLGQYDKAREYHEKALAIKIEIGDRNGEASSYGNLGTLFQSLGQYDKAREYQEKALAIRIEIGERDREASSYGNLGTLFQSLGQYDKAREYQEKALAIRIEIGDRDGEATSYGNLGTLFQLLGQYDKAREYHEKALAIKIEIGDRDGEFGCLCNLSALMASQGHLEEASSYLFQGIQKFEVLRGYLKENDEFQISLLEKYGTFPYEWFSRLLSSTGKPEDALYVEELRRARCLVDLMTAQYSVQEQISSDPQSWCGIQGIIRKEADCACLYISVGGDEVRFWIIKATGAILFSEKKVNLDPNKVTGIVPELDEFFKELMSLQRNNRSGLHYYDTEDFKTSLHLCYKIIVAPVASLLKQPEIIIVPDSCVYQVPFAALADEGGKYLSETCRIRLVPSLSTLKLVQDSPPDHHSQTGALIVGDPVVGKVIYKGRCRNMTPLPCARKEAEMIGTLLGVTPLTGESATKQSVLQAINSVSLIHIAAHGDSERGEIFLSPKHLTLHPPFPREEDYLLTMADISKTRLRAKLVVLSCCHSARGQIRTEGVIGIARAFLGSGARSVLAARWALDDTATEQFMTCFYKHLYRGESASESLHKARKWMRNNDFDKVSQWAPFMIMGDNVTFDFGSWPVPSAP
- the LOC131793262 gene encoding uncharacterized protein → MCELLLIGVSLFISNPRVMCELMQRASEVVNDVLLSELTDAPCPSLPCVDSLQRTANRTRQQLRPQDPKDLDLDLQMEHIPDGFFREDVKIRGRRHLVFASDKQLELLQQSKTWYIDGTFKLCRQPFTQLLTLNAFVKNDDHVKQVPLVFVIMSGKKRRDYKAVLDAVISILPSPPRVTKVMLDFEKAVWSALRQTLPGVQLKGCSFHWTQALWRKVQGLGLQDAYRNDRGTHQLIKQLMALSYLPADKIERRFRRLQQQATVRPLQDFCSYIEEN
- the LOC136277883 gene encoding uncharacterized protein: MPKESVTSLKQQNQDLKDKVDALSKEITQLKEKVRVDSAITFGAEAAATSGNSINNASNDETVSRSLQYLSDEYDDLSASNSGVVDQLKALSRRLNKLSAEVTRVGNAIDEVEEYSYQFNVKIIGLPEKSSETAAETSALCVKLFQEMGAEVFLSDIDIAHRVPSRQQNGAPKPVICKFVRRLAKANVMETRQSASQVNPSNIGLSADSVLDRVRIFDHLTPKKQHLLFEAKRFKEQNQYRFCWAKNSTIYLRKSEGSRPIKITDFGSLQRLVSDT